A stretch of Tenrec ecaudatus isolate mTenEca1 chromosome 2, mTenEca1.hap1, whole genome shotgun sequence DNA encodes these proteins:
- the GPR151 gene encoding G-protein coupled receptor 151: MGQVLQAAPSADSNSNTMNVSVAHLHFAGGYLPSDSKDWRTIVPALLVAVCLVGFVGNLCVIGILLHSAWKGRSSMIHSLILNLSLADFSLLLFSAPARAIAYSKGVWDLGWFVCKSSDWFIHTCMAAKSLTIIAVAKVCFMYASNPAKQVSLHNCTIWSIVAAIWAVASLLPLPEWLFSTTRHHAGVDMCIMDVPAVAEEFMSMFGKLYPLLVFCLPLLFACFYFWRAYGRCQNRGTKTQNLRNQIRSKQLTVMLLSIALTSAVLWLPEWIAWLWVWHLKAGGPAPPQGFIALSQVLMFSISSANPLIFLVMSEEFKTGLKGFWKWTMTKNPTASDSQEIPGGNSEVLPDNAPSLESPSCRAERESPAAPTTSREKGEKADMPILPDVEQFWHERDTVTSAQDNDPTPWEHEDQETERCEK, encoded by the coding sequence ATGGGACAGGTGCTGCAGGCAGCTCCCTCCGCAGACTCCAACTCCAACACCATGAATGTGTCCGTTGCCCACCTGCACTTTGCCGGAGGCTACCTGCCCTCTGACTCCAAGGACTGGAGGACCATAGTGCCGGCTCTCTTGGTGGCTGTGTGCCTGGTGGGCTTCGTGGGGAACCTGTGTGTGATTGGCATTCTCCTTCACAGTGCTTGGAAAGGAAGGTCATCCATGATCCATTCTCTGATTCTGAATCTCAGCCTGGCGGATTTCTCCCTTCTGCTGTTTTCTGCACCGGCCCGAGCTATAGCATACTCCAAAGGCGTATGGGATCTCGGCTGGTTTGTCTGCAAGTCCTCCGACTGGTTCATCCACACGTGCATGGCAGCCAAGAGCCTGACAATCATTGCAGTGGCCAAAGTATGCTTCATGTACGCAAGCAACCCAGCCAAGCAAGTAAGTCTCCACAACTGCACCATCTGGTCCATCGTGGCAGCCATCTGGGCCGTGGCCAGCTTGCTGCCCCTGCCCGAATGGCTGTTCAGCACCACTAGACATCATGCAGGTGTGGACATGTGCATCATGGATGTACCAGCTGTAGCCGAAGAGTTCATGTCTATGTTTGGTAAGCTCTACCCTCTCCTGGTGTTTTGCCTTCCGTTACTCTTTGCCTGCTTTTATTTCTGGAGAGCCTATGGCCGATGTCAGAATCGAGGAACTAAAACTCAAAACCTTAGAAATCAGATCCGCTCAAAGCAACTCACAGTGATGTTGCTGAGCATTGCCCTCACCTCTGCTGTTCTGTGGCTCCCGGAATGGATCGCTTGGCTGTGGGTGTGGCACCTGAAGGCCGGAGGTCCGGCCCCACCACAGGGGTTCATAGCCTTGTCTCAAGTCCTAATGTTTTCCATCTCTTCAGCAAATCCACTCATTTTCCTAGTAATGTCAGAGGAGTTCAAGACAGGCTTGAAAGGCTTTTGGAAATGGACAATGACCAAAAACCCAACTGCCTCAGACTCGCAGGAAATACCAGGTGGTAACTCAGAGGTCCTTCCTGATAATGCCCCATCTCTGGAGTCTCCAAGCtgcagagcagagagagagagtcctgcTGCTCCCACCACCAGCAGAGAGAAAGGCGAGAAGGCGGACATGCCCATTCTCCCTGATGTAGAGCAGTTTTGGCACGAGAGGGACACGGTTACTTCTGCACAAGATAATGACCCTACCCCTTGGGAACATGAAGATCAAGAGACAGAGCGGTGTGAGAAATAG